The Streptomyces sp. NBC_01268 genome segment GGGGTGCGGCGACCGACGGTCTCACCGACCGGTTCGACGCCGACATGGTGTCCTGGATGTTCCGGTCCGAACCCAGGTGACCGTCACGCCACGGTCGCCCTGACCGGATCAGCGCAGCCGGTCCGCCAGCTCCGCCAGCCAGGCGCCCGGGCCCAGGGGCTCGGGCGGGTCGACCTCCAGGCCGAGCTCGGTGAGGGCCAGGGCGTGGTCGGACTCGCTCAGCGGGAGCGAGAGCAGGTCGCGGAGTTCGCCGACGAGCTGGGCGACCAGTCCCGCGTCCGTGGTCTCGCGGTAGTTCGCGAGCGCCGCGTCGTGGTCGCCGAACTCCTCCGGCATGTCCTGGCCGAACCAGCCGCCGAGGAGCTGGGCCAGCTCCGGGAAGCGGGCGTGCCACTCCCAGTGGGTGCGCGGGGTGGCCGGCGGCGGGGCCTGGCCCGTCTCGACGCTGGCGCGGAGGCGGTCGGCGAGGCCGCGGAGCCAGTCCTGGACCTCGTCGTCGGGCAGGCCCACGTCCGGCACCGGGTAGTACTCGCCGAGCCGCAGCCGCAGCCGGCCCGGCGGGTTCTGGGCGTACTCGCGCAGCTGGTGCTCGGCCACGCCGATCACCCAGGGGCGGGTGCGCCAGCAGTGCCGCAGGTACGCCTCCAGGGCCTCGGGGTCGTCGGCGCGGCGCCCGAGGTGGGCGCGGACGACCTGGTCCAGCTCGCCGTACTTCCGGTCGTGTTCGAGGGGCTTGAGGGGCATCGGCTGCGGCTTCCCTACAGGTCGATCGGGACGGTGGAGTGCACGGTGAAGCCGAGCGGGCTCGTCTCGCTGCGCCGCAGCACGACCCGGGCGGCACGCACCTCGTAGGCGTCCCGGCCGGCGAGCGCCATCGGATCGGTGAGCACCCGCCCGACCGGCTCGGGCCGCGACGGCCAGGCCGCCTCGATGGCGAGCCGCTGCCGGGTGGACTGGGCGAGCCAGCGGTGGATCACCTGCTCGTTGCGGGTCACCAC includes the following:
- a CDS encoding RNase A-like domain-containing protein — translated: MTARRNRAASYPDRETAQWATQQVVTRNEQVIHRWLAQSTRQRLAIEAAWPSRPEPVGRVLTDPMALAGRDAYEVRAARVVLRRSETSPLGFTVHSTVPIDL
- a CDS encoding contact-dependent growth inhibition system immunity protein encodes the protein MPLKPLEHDRKYGELDQVVRAHLGRRADDPEALEAYLRHCWRTRPWVIGVAEHQLREYAQNPPGRLRLRLGEYYPVPDVGLPDDEVQDWLRGLADRLRASVETGQAPPPATPRTHWEWHARFPELAQLLGGWFGQDMPEEFGDHDAALANYRETTDAGLVAQLVGELRDLLSLPLSESDHALALTELGLEVDPPEPLGPGAWLAELADRLR